A window of the Cicer arietinum cultivar CDC Frontier isolate Library 1 chromosome 6, Cicar.CDCFrontier_v2.0, whole genome shotgun sequence genome harbors these coding sequences:
- the LOC101507524 gene encoding arabinogalactan O-methyltransferase 1 produces MQVNEKMRNRYHLGEKRWFLGLLVILGIIGASLFITTLLQTSNNTLLCSLTRTNTRTTNQLNNPTQIQLHAILHYATSHVVPQQSISEISVTLDVIKSLNRPINFLVFGLGHDSLMWTGFNPSGTTLFLEEDPKWVQTVLKDAPELRAHTVQYRTQLQEADELLKSYKSEPTCSPAKAFLRGNEKCKLALHNLPDEVYETDWDLIMIDAPRGYFAEAPGRMAAIFSMTVMARNRKGSGVTHVFLHDVDRKVEKVYAEEFLCRKNLVKGVGRLWHFEIPSLGNQNNTLDHSIASRFC; encoded by the coding sequence ATGCAAGTCAACGAAAAAATGAGGAATCGCTACCACCTTGGTGAAAAACGCTGGTTCTTAGGCCTGTTAGTCATTTTGGGAATAATCGGAGCATCACTTTTCATAACTACCTTACTCCAAACCTCAAACAATACCTTGTTATGTTCTCTCACCCGAACCAATACCCGAACCACAAACCAACTCAACAACCCAACACAGATCCAGCTTCATGCTATCCTTCACTACGCAACCTCACACGTTGTCCCACAACAATCTATTTCTGAGATCAGCGTTACCTTAGACGTTATCAAATCCCTAAACCGACCCATAAACTTCCTCGTTTTCGGGCTTGGCCACGATTCATTAATGTGGACCGGGTTTAACCCAAGTGGCACCACGCTATTCCTCGAAGAGGATCCAAAATGGGTCCAAACCGTACTTAAAGACGCGCCTGAGCTTCGAGCCCATACCGTTCAGTACCGAACTCAGCTCCAAGAAGCCGATGAGCTTCTCAAATCTTATAAATCGGAGCCGACTTGTTCACCGGCTAAAGCCTTTTTACGCGGAAACGAAAAATGCAAACTCGCTCTTCACAATCTCCCTGACGAAGTTTACGAAACAGATTGGGATTTGATAATGATAGACGCGCCGAGAGGCTATTTCGCGGAGGCTCCGGGTCGTATGGCGGCGATATTTTCGATGACGGTCATGGCGAGAAATAGAAAAGGTTCCGGTGTGACGCACGTGTTTCTGCACGATGTGGATCGGAAAGTTGAGAAGGTTTATGCGGAAGAGTTTCTCTGTAGAAAAAATCTGGTGAAAGGTGTTGGTAGACTTTGGCACTTTGAAATTCCTTCTCTGGGGAATCAAAATAACACTCTCGATCATTCCATTGCTTCTCGTTTCTGTTAA